One Falco naumanni isolate bFalNau1 chromosome 13, bFalNau1.pat, whole genome shotgun sequence DNA segment encodes these proteins:
- the LOC121097064 gene encoding aquaporin-12-like yields the protein MALRRRGQHVRCFPSLPGCATFACTQLYKGEAQRLSLLLPGVWSSLFPSAAFAMAGLNVSIAFFFLVAGVCQALRQLSKRLLSPGAYGCLARELAGSLQLCASCLELKMLMEIGPWGGGFGPDVVLTLLFLLFAVHGVSFDGASANPTVSLQEFLLLESSLAATATKLLAQGAGTGAGWAVTKLYWSWELTHFHLIQNLIASECSSSIHTSLHHAAFVEGICSFFFHLVLLKLRQSHPMYQVPVLAATVTFLTYTAGPFTGAFFNPALAAATTFHCSGSSFWDYARVYWLGPLAGMLAALFLYQGNIPRLFQKNLLYSQKSKYKIPKARVAVHTEGDEPQRKRKGEKSNSEPRA from the exons ATGGCCCTGCGAAGGAGGGGGCAGCACGTGCGGTGTTTCCCAAGCCTGCCGGGCTGCGCCACGTTTGCTTGCACACAGCTCTATAAAGGGGAGGCGCAGAGGCTCTCGCTGCTCCTTCCTGGGGTTTGGTCCAGTCTCTTCCCCAGCGCAGCCTTTGCTATGGCTGGCCTGAATGtctccattgctttttttttcctggtggctGGGGTGTGCCAGGCGCTCAGGCAGCTTTCCAAGAGGCTTCTGTCTCCTGGAGCGTATGGCTGCCTTGCCAGAGAACTTGCTGGCTCGTTACAGTTGTGTGCGAGCTGCCTTGAGCTGAAGATGCTGATGGAGATCGGCCCGTGGGGTGGTGGCTTTGGCCCAGATGTGGTCCTGaccctgctcttcctcctcttcgCTGTTCATGGTGTCTCTTTCGATGGAGCATCCGCCAACCCGACCGTGTCTCTCCAGGAGTTCCTGCTCCTCGAGTCCAGCCTCGCAGCAACGGCCACCAAGCTGCTGGCCCAGGGCGCGGGCACGGGGGCGGGCTGGGCTGTCACCAAGCTCTACTGGTCCTGGGAGCTGACACATTTCCACCTCATCCAGAACCTGATAGCGTCAGAGTGCAGCTCCTCTATCCACACGTCTCTGCACCACGCTGCCTTTGTGGAAGGcatctgctctttctttttccaccttGTCCTTCTCAAGTTGCGGCAGAGTCACCCGATGTACCAggtccctgtgctggcagcGACTGTCACCTTCCTGACCTACACAG CCGGGCCGTTCACGGGGGCCTTCTTCAACCCTGCCCTGGCCGCAGCCACCACTTTCCACTGCTCGGGGAGCAGCTTCTGGGACTACGCCCGGGTGTACTGGCTGGGGCCCCTCGCAG GGATGCTCGCTGCCCTCTTCCTGTACCAAGGCAACATCCCACGACTCTTCCAGAAAAACCTCCTTTACAGTCAGAAGAGCAAATACAAGATACCCAAGGCAAGGGTGGCAGTGCACACAGAGGGTGACGAGCCGCAGCGCAAgagaaaaggggagaagagCAACTCTGAGCCTCGTGCCTGA